The following proteins come from a genomic window of Synechococcus sp. BIOS-E4-1:
- a CDS encoding NAD(P)H-binding protein, whose amino-acid sequence MASTGMFGRPVVEGLAKRGLPVRATGRSEKGLATLDAPGAELIPADMDDPSSLLKLMNGVDKVLVNAPMDDQKEVREKNVIEAMIRSGNGAKIVLLTGGVLHDDALGAAGLATEKLMRSSGLPWTVVGPQTVMETNFKPFRELIQSESMLMSCVGAAKVGFVALDNVTDAFIAVLESNNDAHVGCEYVITGPEAVTFDDVATAATEALDRRIIYQDMPRDEFRKLMVTEAGFSESDVDIEVMCHLDAFRAGKAARTTDDFTRLTGKKSKSVREWWIDNANYFLST is encoded by the coding sequence ATGGCCTCCACTGGCATGTTTGGTCGTCCTGTTGTTGAAGGCTTAGCCAAACGTGGTCTGCCAGTCAGGGCAACAGGACGATCTGAAAAAGGGTTGGCAACGTTGGATGCACCTGGGGCTGAACTTATTCCCGCCGATATGGATGATCCTTCATCTTTGCTCAAATTAATGAATGGAGTCGACAAGGTGCTGGTCAATGCACCCATGGATGATCAGAAAGAAGTCCGAGAGAAAAACGTTATTGAGGCCATGATTCGCTCTGGTAATGGGGCAAAGATTGTGCTTTTAACTGGTGGAGTGCTGCATGATGACGCACTTGGTGCGGCTGGGTTAGCCACCGAGAAATTAATGCGTTCCTCGGGTCTGCCCTGGACGGTTGTCGGTCCTCAGACGGTCATGGAAACCAATTTCAAACCATTTCGGGAATTGATCCAAAGTGAAAGCATGTTGATGTCTTGTGTTGGAGCAGCAAAGGTTGGTTTTGTGGCGTTGGACAATGTCACAGATGCATTCATAGCTGTTTTAGAATCAAATAATGATGCACATGTTGGTTGTGAATATGTGATTACTGGGCCGGAGGCGGTGACTTTTGATGATGTGGCCACTGCTGCCACAGAGGCTCTTGATCGCCGCATTATCTATCAAGACATGCCAAGAGATGAGTTTCGGAAGCTAATGGTGACAGAAGCCGGTTTTTCAGAATCAGATGTAGATATTGAGGTGATGTGTCACCTCGATGCTTTCCGTGCAGGCAAGGCTGCTCGGACGACAGATGACTTTACGAGACTTACGGGAAAGAAATCAAAATCGGTGAGGGAGTGGTGGATTGACAATGCCAACTATTTTCTCAGCACCTAA